Below is a genomic region from Streptomyces ferrugineus.
CCTGTCAGCCGACGACCGCCACCGCGTCCGCCTCCACCAGCACCCCCTCCCGCACCAGCCGTGCCACGACCGTTGTCCGGGCCGGAAGGGTCGGGCAGTCCGCGAAGAACTCCCGGTAGACGTTGTTGAACTCGGCGAAGTGGGAGCGGTCGGACAGATAGCAGATGCAGCGTGTGATCGAACTCCGGTCGCCGCCCGCCGCCGCGACGACGGCCTCGACGTTGGCGAGCACCTGCCGTGCCTGTGCCCCGAAGTCGGCGGGCATGGCGCCGGTCGCCGGATCCAGCGGTCCCTGGCCGGAGGTGAAGAGCAGGGGCCCGTTGCGCACACCCTGGGACAGCGGCGGCTCGCTGCCGTCGGCGAAGCGGACGAAGGGGGCGAGGTCGGTGCGGACGGGTTCCACGGCGCCACGGCCCTGTCGTGGGGTGGGGCCGCCGAAGGGGAGGTGGAGGGTCCGGGAGGCGAGCAGCCACCGGCCGTCCACGCGGCGGAACGTGTCCTCGTAGTGGCCGACCTGGACGGGCGGGGCGGCCGGCACCATGGCGCCGGACCAGCCCTCGACGCGGTACGTCGTGAAGTACGACGTGGCCTCGGCCGTGTCCGCCGACGTCACCGTGACGCGGATGTTGGACATGACCCGCCGCGAGAGCTTGTCCGCAGGCCGCGCGCCGAAGTACGTCCGCAACGCCTCCCGCCCCTCGAAGCGGCGCCCGTCCCCCGGAGGGGGCCACTCCCACGTGCCGTCCTCGGTGAACAGCTCGGCGACCAGGGCCGGTTCGCCGAGGTCGAGGCGGTGGACGAAGTCGAGGATGACGCGCTCACAGGCACGCTCGGCGAGGAGTCGGTCCAAGGGGGCCAAGACGTTCGGCGTGTTCATGGTGACCGTTATACGGCCACGTACGTCACCGGTTCACCCCCCGCCACCGCCTCCGCCCGCCCCAGCTTCACCAGCCGCCGCAGATGGGCCTCGGCCTCCGAGACGGCGATGTTCCGCGATCCGTACGGGATCTGCTCCCAGGGCCGGTTCCACTCCATGCGCTCGGCGAGCTGCCAGGGGGTGAGGGGTTCGGACAGCAGCGCCAGCAGTCCGGTGAGGCGTTCCTCGTGGTGGTCCAGCAACTCCCGTACCCGGGACGGGGCGTCGGTGAAGGCGTGCTGGTGGGCCGGGAGGATCTCGGCGGGGGCGAGACGGCCGACGCGTTCGAGGGAGGCGAGGTAGTCGCCGAGCGGGTCGGTGACCGTCGCGTCGTCGGGGTCCTCGTACAGGCCGATGTGCGGGGTGATCTCGGGGAGCAGGTGGTCGCCGGAGAACAGGCGGCCGTGGCCGGGCAGTAGGGCCGGGTGCTCCTCCTCCAGGTGCAGGCAGACGTGGCCGGGTGTGTGACCCGGGGTCCAGATCGCGCGCAGGCGGCGGCCGGGGAGGTCGAGGAACTCGCCGGGGACGATCTCGCGGTCGGGCGGGGCGGGGGAGAAGCCGGGCAGGGTGCCGGGGCGGCGGGCGGTGCGCAGGGGGGCCACGTGGGCGTCGGGGGCGCCGGCCGCCGTGAGCTTGGCCGCCATGTAGGAGAACCAGCGCTCGGGTCGCGTCGCACGGGTGCGCCGTACGATCGCCGCGTCCGCCGCGTGCATCGCGATCCAGGCGCCGGAGGCCTCGCGCACCTTGCCGGACAGGCCGTGGTGGTCGGGGTGGTGA
It encodes:
- a CDS encoding RidA family protein, which produces MEPVRTDLAPFVRFADGSEPPLSQGVRNGPLLFTSGQGPLDPATGAMPADFGAQARQVLANVEAVVAAAGGDRSSITRCICYLSDRSHFAEFNNVYREFFADCPTLPARTTVVARLVREGVLVEADAVAVVG
- a CDS encoding MBL fold metallo-hydrolase, with the protein product MAQVYDHGGGVRSLQVPIPDNPLGHTLVYVVDTDRGPVLVDTGWDDPTSWDTLAEGLAACGTSAGEIHGVVITHHHPDHHGLSGKVREASGAWIAMHAADAAIVRRTRATRPERWFSYMAAKLTAAGAPDAHVAPLRTARRPGTLPGFSPAPPDREIVPGEFLDLPGRRLRAIWTPGHTPGHVCLHLEEEHPALLPGHGRLFSGDHLLPEITPHIGLYEDPDDATVTDPLGDYLASLERVGRLAPAEILPAHQHAFTDAPSRVRELLDHHEERLTGLLALLSEPLTPWQLAERMEWNRPWEQIPYGSRNIAVSEAEAHLRRLVKLGRAEAVAGGEPVTYVAV